A region of Selenomonadales bacterium 4137-cl DNA encodes the following proteins:
- the sdaAA gene encoding L-serine ammonia-lyase, iron-sulfur-dependent, subunit alpha, with translation MSSIRSFGEWIRRAETAGTTLAAVITEQESRHAQRPAAAIRADMARNWRVMREAIAAGLASGEKSPSGLVGGDARLCHARLESGKALTGEIAGRAIAYALAVSEVNACMGRIVAFPTAGSCGIMPGAVAAAAETRGYSEDAIVDGLLTAAGAGLIIAENASISGAEAGCQAECGAGGAMAAAAIVQMDGGSPRQIGMAVALALKNALGLVCDPVAGLVEVPCVRRNAFYAVQALVAADMALAGVESAIPVDEVVDTMRRVGVAMPVSLRETSQGGLARTPTGLAIERRLHDKE, from the coding sequence ATGAGCAGCATCCGCAGTTTCGGCGAATGGATCCGGCGGGCGGAGACAGCCGGCACGACGCTGGCGGCCGTGATCACGGAGCAGGAGAGCAGGCACGCCCAACGTCCGGCGGCTGCCATCCGCGCGGATATGGCCCGCAACTGGCGGGTGATGCGTGAGGCTATCGCCGCCGGGCTGGCGAGCGGCGAAAAGTCGCCAAGCGGCCTGGTCGGCGGCGACGCCCGCCTTTGCCACGCCCGGCTCGAAAGCGGCAAAGCCCTGACCGGGGAGATCGCCGGCCGGGCGATCGCCTACGCGCTCGCCGTCAGCGAAGTGAACGCCTGCATGGGCAGGATAGTAGCATTTCCCACCGCCGGCTCTTGCGGCATCATGCCGGGGGCGGTGGCGGCGGCGGCCGAGACGCGGGGCTATAGCGAGGACGCGATCGTCGACGGCCTGCTTACAGCGGCCGGCGCCGGGCTGATCATCGCCGAGAACGCCTCGATCTCGGGCGCCGAGGCCGGCTGTCAGGCCGAGTGCGGCGCCGGGGGCGCGATGGCGGCGGCGGCGATCGTTCAGATGGACGGCGGCTCGCCGCGGCAGATCGGGATGGCGGTGGCTCTGGCGCTTAAGAATGCCCTGGGGCTGGTCTGCGACCCGGTGGCGGGATTGGTGGAGGTGCCGTGCGTACGGCGCAACGCCTTTTATGCCGTCCAGGCCCTGGTGGCCGCCGATATGGCGCTGGCGGGCGTGGAAAGCGCCATCCCGGTCGATGAGGTCGTCGACACGATGCGGCGGGTTGGGGTGGCTATGCCGGTCAGCCTCCGGGAGACTTCCCAGGGAGGGCTGGCGCGAACGCCGACGGGGCTTGCCATCGAACGGCGCCTGCATGATAAGGAATGA
- the sdaAB gene encoding L-serine ammonia-lyase, iron-sulfur-dependent subunit beta, whose product MRGLFDIAGPIMVGPSSSHTAGAVRLGAMARVILGERPAAAQIKLHGSFAQTCRGHGTDKALIGGLLGFAPDDERIKSALGLAADHGLKYGFSTVELPDVHPNTALIELTGVSGQTRRVVGASVGGGNILITSIDGYPVRVTGQYHTLITIHEDKPGVIAVVTKRLAEEGVNIAFMQVSRQERGEEALMVIEADEAIPHQALPPIRAVAAMKAVLAVPALGEGV is encoded by the coding sequence ATGCGAGGGTTGTTCGACATCGCCGGGCCGATCATGGTCGGTCCGTCAAGCTCCCATACCGCCGGCGCGGTCAGGTTGGGCGCCATGGCAAGGGTTATCCTGGGCGAGCGGCCGGCGGCGGCGCAGATCAAGCTTCACGGTTCTTTCGCCCAGACCTGCCGCGGCCACGGCACCGACAAGGCGCTTATCGGCGGCTTGCTGGGCTTCGCCCCTGATGACGAACGGATCAAGTCGGCCCTCGGTCTTGCGGCCGACCATGGCCTGAAGTATGGTTTTTCCACTGTGGAACTGCCTGACGTGCACCCCAATACCGCCCTGATCGAGCTTACCGGGGTGTCGGGTCAGACGCGCCGGGTGGTGGGCGCGTCGGTCGGCGGAGGCAATATTCTCATCACCAGCATCGACGGGTACCCCGTGCGGGTGACCGGCCAGTATCATACTCTTATCACCATCCACGAAGATAAGCCGGGAGTGATTGCGGTGGTCACGAAAAGGTTGGCCGAGGAGGGCGTCAATATCGCTTTTATGCAGGTTTCCCGCCAGGAACGGGGCGAGGAGGCGCTGATGGTCATCGAGGCCGACGAGGCCATTCCCCATCAAGCGCTGCCGCCGATCAGGGCTGTGGCGGCCATGAAGGCGGTATTGGCTGTGCCGGCTTTGGGGGAAGGCGTATGA
- the lpdA gene encoding dihydrolipoyl dehydrogenase produces the protein MYDIAVVGGGPGGYTAAIRAAQLGARVLLVEKEKLGGVCLNRGCIPTKTLLRSAERWQSLQDCAAFGLRAENIGFDFAAVMARKDQVVGQLQAGVVQLVAANGIEVRYGEAALAGPGALAVSSHAGREEFAVCKIILATGSEPMRLPVPGADLPGVLTSDEVLALDAVPRSMVVVGSGAVGVEFAAIFRAFGCQVTVVEMLPTLLPSIDADLVKRMALLLRKQGIKMLTGAKVTGIRPGPDGLTVAVTTADGKELELVAEKVLAAAGRQPIVGGLGLEAAGVAFDRKGIEVNAMMETNVAGIYAVGDVTGRYMWAHAASGEGLAAVESALGGAVEMDYGAIPGCIFTAPEIAAVGLTEQEALAAGRRVKTGRFNFAANGKAVSMGEADGLVKVVADADDGKLLGMHILGPHASDLVMEGAIAIRHGLTAEDIGKVIHPHPTLAETVMESVHALEGRAIHLARTPLTKRGGG, from the coding sequence ATGTACGACATCGCGGTCGTCGGCGGCGGGCCGGGCGGTTATACGGCCGCCATCCGGGCGGCGCAGCTGGGCGCCAGGGTGCTGCTGGTCGAGAAGGAGAAACTGGGCGGGGTGTGCCTCAATCGCGGCTGCATTCCGACGAAGACGCTGCTCAGGAGCGCGGAGCGGTGGCAAAGCCTCCAGGATTGCGCGGCCTTCGGCCTGCGGGCCGAGAACATCGGCTTCGACTTCGCCGCCGTCATGGCCCGCAAGGACCAGGTGGTGGGGCAGCTGCAGGCTGGCGTCGTTCAACTGGTGGCTGCAAACGGCATCGAGGTTAGGTACGGCGAGGCGGCGCTGGCCGGCCCAGGCGCGCTGGCGGTAAGCAGTCACGCCGGGCGGGAGGAGTTCGCCGTCTGCAAAATTATTCTCGCCACCGGCTCGGAGCCGATGAGGCTGCCGGTGCCGGGCGCCGACCTGCCGGGGGTGCTGACGAGCGACGAGGTGCTGGCGCTGGACGCGGTGCCGCGCAGTATGGTCGTGGTTGGCTCCGGCGCGGTGGGGGTGGAGTTTGCCGCTATCTTCCGGGCATTCGGCTGCCAGGTTACGGTCGTGGAGATGCTGCCGACCCTCCTGCCCAGTATCGACGCCGATCTGGTGAAGCGGATGGCGCTGCTGCTGCGCAAGCAGGGGATAAAAATGCTGACCGGCGCGAAGGTGACCGGCATCCGGCCAGGTCCCGATGGGCTTACGGTCGCCGTGACGACCGCCGACGGCAAGGAACTGGAACTCGTCGCCGAGAAGGTGCTGGCCGCGGCCGGCCGCCAACCGATTGTCGGCGGTCTCGGGCTGGAGGCTGCGGGTGTGGCGTTCGACCGCAAAGGGATCGAGGTCAACGCCATGATGGAGACGAACGTCGCCGGCATATACGCCGTCGGGGATGTGACCGGGCGTTATATGTGGGCTCACGCGGCTTCGGGCGAGGGACTGGCGGCGGTCGAGAGCGCTCTGGGAGGCGCTGTGGAGATGGATTATGGGGCTATTCCCGGTTGCATTTTTACCGCCCCGGAGATCGCCGCCGTCGGTCTGACCGAGCAGGAGGCGCTCGCCGCCGGCCGCCGGGTAAAGACCGGCCGCTTTAATTTCGCCGCCAACGGCAAGGCGGTGTCGATGGGCGAGGCCGATGGGCTGGTCAAGGTGGTGGCCGACGCCGACGACGGCAAGCTGCTCGGCATGCACATCCTCGGGCCGCACGCCAGCGACCTGGTGATGGAAGGGGCGATTGCCATTCGCCATGGCCTGACGGCCGAGGATATCGGCAAGGTCATTCACCCCCATCCGACGCTGGCGGAGACGGTCATGGAGAGTGTGCACGCGCTTGAAGGGCGAGCTATTCATTTGGCGAGAACGCCCTTGACGAAGAGGGGTGGCGGCTGA
- a CDS encoding lipoate--protein ligase family protein has product MPWRVIDSGASSAAGNMAADEAIMLAHGAGEAPPTLRFYGWRPAAVSLGYFQRAAAEIDLDACHARGIDVVRRLTGGRAVLHDAELTYSVVVREDFPGVPPTITGAYRWFSGGLLDGLKRLGVEAGLSIPPAAYGQGRRSKHASAACFDAPAQYELTCAGRKLAGSAQVRKNGVILQHGSLLLRFDAAKVAAILRLPSPEARAATAAMLAGRAIGLEEALGRLPAWTELTDALTAGFAAALADEFVPGGLTAGERAVAATLAAEKYGCDSWNLLR; this is encoded by the coding sequence GTGCCGTGGCGGGTGATTGACAGCGGCGCCTCATCCGCCGCCGGAAATATGGCGGCGGATGAGGCGATCATGCTCGCCCACGGGGCGGGCGAGGCGCCGCCCACGCTCAGGTTCTACGGCTGGCGGCCGGCGGCGGTCAGCCTTGGTTATTTCCAGCGGGCGGCGGCGGAGATAGATCTAGACGCCTGCCACGCGCGCGGCATCGACGTGGTGCGCCGTCTTACCGGCGGCCGGGCGGTGCTGCACGACGCGGAGCTAACTTACAGCGTGGTGGTGCGGGAAGATTTTCCGGGCGTGCCGCCGACGATTACCGGGGCCTATCGCTGGTTCAGCGGCGGACTGCTGGACGGGCTAAAGCGGCTGGGGGTCGAGGCCGGACTGAGCATCCCCCCCGCCGCCTACGGACAGGGACGGCGGTCTAAACATGCCTCGGCGGCGTGTTTCGACGCCCCGGCCCAGTATGAGCTTACCTGCGCGGGGCGCAAGCTGGCTGGCAGCGCCCAGGTGCGCAAGAACGGGGTCATCCTGCAGCACGGGTCGCTGCTGCTCAGGTTTGACGCCGCCAAAGTCGCGGCCATACTCCGGCTGCCGTCTCCGGAAGCGCGGGCGGCGACGGCGGCGATGCTGGCCGGCCGGGCAATCGGCCTTGAGGAGGCGCTTGGCCGCTTACCCGCCTGGACGGAGTTGACCGATGCTCTGACGGCGGGTTTTGCCGCGGCGCTGGCGGATGAATTCGTTCCCGGCGGCCTGACCGCCGGCGAACGGGCGGTCGCCGCGACACTTGCGGCGGAGAAGTATGGCTGCGATAGCTGGAATTTATTGCGCTAA